In a genomic window of Wyeomyia smithii strain HCP4-BCI-WySm-NY-G18 chromosome 1, ASM2978416v1, whole genome shotgun sequence:
- the LOC129729281 gene encoding scavenger receptor class B member 1-like, which produces MTTTPGFPLDASRKRIIKFAFLGLLFIVLGCTVVVIDPTDMIVTNMLSMYEGSYLHRLWKKPPLDVFISIYVFNVSNADAFLRGEEKIRVVEVGPYVYQEYLENHNSTFNANGTLSFTPVRRQVFVPERSISDPQQDLIIVPNIALLGVSSAAYRMSTWASLAVAAALKPLGMSPFLNISVRDLLWGYDDPLVKVASTLIPDIINFKKIGILDRMFDDGFDTVTINLPEAVQNLRKAKVVADVDDDVDLVEDEYFAEDVLQIVADDDEDAEKSDADEIIRNYSIDLWNGSPGLAHWGYVGKDHWDAQRKNTPCNTLQGSYDGTVFPRNISKTEIFRVYRKAFCRTLPIAFEREGEHDGIKAYWFAIQENAFESSLDDPYSSCYCRNGHCLPRGLGDLSPCWYNIPVAVSLPHFYKGDPALVEAIDGLKPDKEKHDAVIIMQPQLGIPMKASIRVQISLLTNVSFNADLRPFHNRVIPLIWAEMAVEKLTPDIVMLLHLLFDFAPYLQSGFVYLLWLLGVSLLATMALSLLLCTRHTALEYDPRKSIRYSTVNIIPYPLRKELEKYGSAVTAATTESEIRREPLLIENEAQYC; this is translated from the exons GAATCATCAAGTTCGCATTTCTGGGGCTGCTGTTCATCGTGTTGGGCTGCACCGTTGTGGTGATTGACCCGACCGATATGATCGTGACAAAT ATGTTATCTATGTATGAAGGTTCCTACCTGCATCGGTTGTGGAAGAAACCGCCGTTAGATGTGTTCATCAGCATTTACGTGTTTAATGTGAGTAATGCCGATGCGTTTCTTCGCGGTGAGGAGAAGATCCGTGTGGTGGAGGTCGGTCCATACGTATACCAAGAGTACCTGGAAAACCACAATTCAACGTTCAACGCAAACGGAACTTTAAGTTTCACACCCGTCCGTCGGCAGGTGTTTGTCCCCGAACGCTCGATCAGTGATCCTCAGCAGGATTTAATCATCGTGCCAAACATCGCACTGCTTGGAGTATCCAGTGCAGCATACCGGATGTCAACGTGGGCCTCGCTTGCCGTAGCAGCCGCTCTTAAGCCCCTAGGAATGTCTCCTTTCCTTAACATCAGTGTGCGTGATCTGCTCTGGGGCTACGACGACCCACTAGTCAAGGTCGCATCAACCCTCATACCAGACATAATAAACTTCAAGAAGATCGGCATTCTCGATCGC ATGTTCGATGACGGCTTCGATACAGTCACGATCAACCTGCCAGAAGCGGTGCAGAATCTGCGCAAAGCCAAGGTTGTCGCCGATGTAGATGACGATGTTGACCTGGTGGAGGATGAGTATTTCGCCGAAGATGTTCTACAAATCGTGGCCGACGATGATGAGGACGCGGAAAAAAGTGACGCTGATGAGATTATCCGCAACTACTCGATTGATTTGTGGAACGGTTCCCCCGGACTAGCCCATTGGGGTTACGTAGGGAAGGACCACTGGGATGCTCAGCGCAA AAATACACCCTGTAATACACTCCAAGGATCGTACGATGGAACGGTGTTCCCGCGGAACATTTCCAAGACGGAAATATTTCGAGTGTACCGGAAAGCGTTCTGTCGAACGCTACCGATCGCTTTCGAGCGGGAAGGCGAACACGACGGCATCAAGGCGTACTGGTTTGCGATCCAGGAGAATGCGTTCGAAAGCTCGCTGGACGATCCGTACAGTTCGTGCTACTGCCGGAATGGACACTGTTTGCCCAGGGGACTGGGCGATCTGAGCCCCTGTTGGTATA ATATTCCAGTTGCCGTTTCTTTGCCACACTTTTACAAGGGTGATCCGGCACTGGTGGAAGCTATCGATGGACTGAAACCGGATAAGGAGAAACATGATGCGGTCATTATTATGCAACCG cAACTAGGAATTCCCATGAAAGCAAGCATCCGGGTGCAGATTAGTTTGCTGACGAATGTCAGCTTCAATGCAGACCTTCGACCGTTCCATAATCGAGTGATTCCCCTTATCTGGgctgaaatg GCAGTCGAGAAGCTTACACCGGACATCGTGATGCTGCTGCACCTGCTGTTCGACTTTGCACCGTACCTGCAGAGTGGGTTCGTGTATTTGCTGTGGCTGCTCGGTGTTTCGCTACTGGCCACGATGGCGCTGTCGCTGCTGCTGTGCACGCGACATACCGCCCTCGAGTACGACCCGCGCAAGTCGATCCGATACTCGACCGTCAACATCATACCGTACCCGCTGCGAAAGGAGCTGGAGAAGTACGGCAGTGCCGTGACTGCCGCCACAACTGAAAGCGAAATCCGCCGCGAGCCGCTGCTGATTGAAAACGAGGCCCAGTACTGCTAG